One genomic segment of uncultured Desulfobacter sp. includes these proteins:
- a CDS encoding lactate racemase domain-containing protein, with translation MRYPAYLEKKFNFPGFYRVKLALPSMALSDPAKDLKIQLDQALDQSPIKPGQTVAVGVGSRGINAIAELVAQICRSIKDKGAYPVIVPAMGSHGSATPEGQEKTLAKLGVTSDVCQAAIAPEMDAVEVGSVFEAVPVYFSKKAMEADHSICINRIKPHTKFKGDVESGLYKMLVVGMGKHTGALTYHNFALKYGFHALLKAMGDKIIEQTNLCLGIGVVEDAYDQVMKIEVIPAAKISNREPDLLALAKSHFPSLPYKNLDLLVVRQIGKEISGSGMDPNVTGRTCDLMEDDFSQSLYAKRLVILDLSANTAGNAIGLGNADIITEKIFAGMDYQATIMNALTAMSLKKAAIPVRLPNEEKAIQAGFQTIGPVSSEKVRAVIIRDTMHTTDFLISEALARETEKLSCLKEMTPCRIAFSSSGNLIAPRP, from the coding sequence ATGAGATACCCGGCATACCTTGAAAAAAAATTTAATTTCCCCGGGTTTTACCGGGTAAAGCTGGCTTTGCCGTCCATGGCACTGTCTGACCCGGCAAAGGACCTGAAAATACAACTGGACCAGGCACTGGATCAGTCACCCATTAAACCCGGGCAGACCGTGGCTGTTGGCGTGGGCAGCCGGGGCATTAACGCCATTGCGGAACTTGTGGCACAAATCTGCCGGAGCATCAAAGACAAAGGGGCCTACCCTGTCATAGTCCCGGCCATGGGAAGCCACGGCAGCGCCACCCCTGAAGGCCAGGAAAAAACCCTCGCAAAATTAGGCGTTACAAGTGACGTCTGCCAGGCAGCTATTGCCCCGGAAATGGATGCAGTTGAAGTCGGAAGCGTGTTTGAGGCAGTGCCTGTCTATTTTTCAAAAAAAGCCATGGAAGCGGACCACAGTATATGCATCAACCGCATCAAGCCCCATACCAAATTCAAAGGTGATGTGGAAAGCGGGCTTTACAAAATGCTGGTGGTGGGCATGGGTAAACACACCGGCGCCTTGACCTATCATAATTTTGCACTGAAATACGGATTTCATGCGCTTCTCAAAGCCATGGGTGATAAGATTATCGAACAAACCAACCTGTGTTTGGGCATTGGTGTGGTGGAGGACGCCTATGACCAGGTAATGAAAATTGAGGTGATACCGGCGGCCAAAATCAGCAACCGGGAGCCGGATCTTTTAGCCCTGGCCAAATCCCATTTCCCCAGCCTGCCGTATAAAAACCTGGACCTGCTGGTGGTCCGGCAAATCGGCAAGGAGATCAGCGGGTCAGGCATGGACCCCAATGTCACCGGCAGAACCTGTGATTTAATGGAAGATGATTTTTCCCAAAGCCTTTATGCCAAACGGCTGGTGATCCTGGACCTGTCCGCAAACACGGCGGGCAATGCCATCGGCTTAGGCAATGCAGACATCATCACCGAAAAAATATTTGCAGGCATGGATTACCAGGCCACCATCATGAATGCCCTAACCGCCATGTCCCTTAAAAAAGCAGCCATTCCGGTCCGGCTGCCCAATGAAGAAAAGGCAATTCAGGCAGGATTCCAAACCATTGGCCCCGTGTCCTCTGAAAAGGTCCGGGCGGTTATTATCAGAGACACCATGCATACGACCGATTTTCTTATTAGTGAAGCCCTGGCACGTGAAACCGAAAAACTGTCCTGCCTTAAAGAGATGACCCCCTGCCGGATCGCATTCTCTTCTTCCGGGAATCTTATTGCCCCAAGGCCCTGA
- a CDS encoding type II toxin-antitoxin system prevent-host-death family antitoxin: MKVYTYSEARQKLSEVLDIAKSEEVIIKRRGGETFKIIFTKSPKSPFDVAGVKTKATTKDILEAVRESRAGAAEQTKDY, translated from the coding sequence ATGAAAGTTTACACCTATTCAGAGGCACGTCAAAAGCTTTCCGAAGTTCTTGATATTGCAAAATCGGAAGAGGTTATAATTAAGCGCCGTGGGGGTGAAACTTTTAAAATTATATTTACTAAATCCCCCAAATCTCCGTTTGATGTTGCTGGGGTGAAAACAAAGGCAACGACTAAGGACATTCTGGAAGCTGTTAGAGAATCCCGTGCAGGGGCTGCCGAACAAACGAAGGATTATTGA
- a CDS encoding transposase, producing the protein MAPGFPHHITQRGNRRQQTFFSDQDFEAYLTLMSEWCLKYKVEIWAYCLMPNHTHLIAVPETKDGLNLAIGEAHRRYTRMINFREGWRGHLWQGRFASFIMEERYLLACTRYIEYNPG; encoded by the coding sequence GTGGCTCCGGGTTTCCCTCATCATATTACACAAAGGGGGAATAGACGGCAGCAAACATTTTTCAGCGATCAGGACTTCGAAGCCTATCTGACTTTGATGTCGGAATGGTGCCTGAAATATAAAGTTGAAATATGGGCTTATTGCCTGATGCCCAATCACACCCACCTGATTGCCGTTCCGGAAACCAAGGATGGATTAAATCTGGCCATCGGGGAAGCACACAGGCGATATACGAGAATGATCAATTTCAGAGAAGGTTGGCGCGGTCATTTATGGCAGGGACGGTTTGCGTCATTTATCATGGAAGAAAGGTATTTATTGGCGTGCACCCGGTATATTGAGTACAATCCGGGATAA
- a CDS encoding transposase codes for MAPGFPHHITQRGNRRQQTFFSDQDFEAYLTLMSEWCLKYKVEIWAYCLMPNHTHLIAVPETKDGLNLAIGEAHRRYTRMINFREGWRGHLWQGRFASFIMEERYLLACTRYIEYNPVRAGLAKRPEDWKWSSAGAHMDEKDDILVKTSPLLEIVNTPWRDFLSSDIHASEIELFRKHERTGRPLGKTTFVKQLETILDRRLRPKKPGRKKNR; via the coding sequence GTGGCTCCGGGTTTCCCTCATCATATTACACAAAGGGGGAATAGACGGCAGCAGACATTTTTCAGCGATCAGGACTTCGAAGCCTATCTGACTTTGATGTCGGAATGGTGCCTGAAATATAAAGTTGAAATATGGGCTTATTGCCTGATGCCCAATCACACCCACCTGATTGCCGTTCCGGAAACCAAGGATGGATTAAATCTGGCCATCGGGGAAGCACACAGGCGATATACGAGAATGATCAATTTCAGAGAAGGTTGGCGCGGTCATTTATGGCAGGGACGGTTTGCGTCATTTATCATGGAAGAAAGGTATTTATTGGCGTGTACCCGGTATATTGAGTACAACCCGGTCCGTGCCGGTCTTGCAAAACGTCCTGAGGATTGGAAATGGAGCAGCGCCGGGGCGCATATGGATGAAAAGGATGACATTCTTGTCAAAACAAGCCCTTTGCTTGAGATAGTCAATACACCCTGGAGAGATTTTTTGTCTTCTGATATTCATGCATCTGAAATCGAATTATTCAGAAAGCATGAACGGACCGGCCGACCGTTGGGAAAAACGACCTTTGTAAAACAATTGGAGACTATTTTAGACAGGCGGCTGAGGCCGAAAAAGCCTGGTCGAAAGAAAAATAGGTAA
- a CDS encoding phage integrase SAM-like domain-containing protein, with product MDDYEKYEEDCKKIRKVNESLLNEFEVWLKSSGLSEKTINNHFSNIDFYVNEYLLYEDATKAKDGVNAVGMFLGYWFIKKAMWASQSSIKGNATSLKKFYTFMHEKGLIDKEDLIDLKQTIKEDMPEWLATLRRYDDPSIEDFW from the coding sequence ATGGATGATTACGAAAAATACGAAGAAGATTGTAAAAAGATAAGAAAAGTTAATGAATCTCTATTAAATGAGTTTGAGGTGTGGCTGAAATCATCCGGTCTGTCGGAAAAAACGATAAATAATCATTTTTCAAACATTGATTTCTACGTAAACGAATATCTGCTTTACGAAGATGCAACTAAAGCAAAAGATGGTGTTAACGCTGTAGGTATGTTTCTTGGATATTGGTTCATAAAAAAGGCAATGTGGGCAAGTCAGTCAAGCATCAAGGGCAATGCAACGAGCCTAAAAAAATTTTACACTTTTATGCACGAAAAAGGTTTGATAGATAAAGAAGACCTGATTGATTTAAAACAAACGATAAAAGAAGATATGCCGGAATGGTTGGCAACCTTGAGACGCTATGATGATCCATCCATTGAAGATTTTTGGTGA
- a CDS encoding type II toxin-antitoxin system VapC family toxin, whose translation MADTNIFLAVTLYEPEREKIIRLTLGHDLVAPEILPFELGNVLFVMLKRKRIEPEKLISVWDAAQKIPVDLRSVNIREALNIASQFNIYAYDAYFIECAISLHCPLITLDRQMSDVARGLGINVVEAI comes from the coding sequence GTGGCAGATACAAATATTTTTCTGGCAGTAACCCTTTATGAGCCGGAGCGAGAAAAGATTATCAGGCTTACTTTAGGGCATGATTTAGTAGCACCTGAGATATTACCTTTTGAACTTGGGAATGTATTATTCGTAATGCTAAAAAGAAAAAGGATTGAGCCGGAAAAATTAATATCAGTATGGGATGCGGCGCAAAAAATTCCGGTTGATTTACGTAGCGTTAATATTCGTGAAGCACTGAATATAGCATCTCAATTTAATATCTACGCATACGATGCATATTTTATAGAATGTGCTATTTCGTTACACTGTCCACTGATAACTCTTGACCGACAAATGAGTGACGTGGCCAGGGGCTTGGGTATTAATGTCGTGGAGGCGATCTGA
- a CDS encoding two-component system response regulator, with product MTDLSQMRVLVVDDVESNVDILVEALGDDYRVSVAMDGESALEIIEETPPDIILMDIMMPGIDGYEVCERLKSKTETRDIPVVFLTALSEEENETKGLALGAVDYITKPFRPAIVKARVKNHLELKQHKDHLENLVAKRTQELLLTQEISMECIGSLAEFRDPETGGHIKRTQHYIKALANQLKTLPQFKEILNEEIIDRIYKCAPLHDIGKVAIPDAILKKPGKLTKEEFDVMKTHTTHGHKVLLSGKTRLDTGPYLKCAAEIALTHHEKWDGSGYPRGLSGETIPVEGRLMAIADVYDALVSKRVYKPPFPHSQAMAYILKGRGKHFDPEMVEVFKQHAEVFRAIAIEFADHHDEIKTLQY from the coding sequence ATGACCGACTTATCTCAAATGCGTGTCCTGGTGGTAGATGATGTTGAAAGCAATGTGGATATCCTGGTGGAGGCCCTTGGCGACGATTACCGGGTCAGTGTAGCCATGGACGGCGAGTCGGCCCTGGAAATTATTGAGGAAACGCCGCCGGATATTATTCTTATGGATATCATGATGCCCGGCATAGACGGATACGAAGTGTGTGAAAGACTTAAGTCCAAAACCGAGACCCGGGATATCCCGGTTGTATTTTTGACGGCCCTGTCCGAAGAGGAAAATGAAACCAAGGGACTTGCCTTAGGCGCGGTGGATTATATTACAAAACCCTTCAGGCCGGCAATCGTCAAAGCCCGTGTTAAAAATCATCTGGAATTAAAACAACACAAAGACCATTTGGAAAATCTGGTCGCCAAGAGAACCCAGGAATTATTATTAACCCAGGAAATCAGCATGGAATGCATCGGCAGCCTGGCTGAATTTCGAGATCCGGAGACCGGTGGACATATCAAGCGGACCCAGCATTATATCAAAGCGCTTGCAAACCAGCTTAAAACTTTGCCCCAATTTAAAGAAATACTAAATGAAGAGATCATTGACCGAATCTATAAATGCGCACCATTGCATGATATCGGAAAAGTTGCCATCCCTGATGCCATCCTTAAAAAACCGGGGAAACTGACCAAAGAAGAGTTCGATGTGATGAAAACCCATACCACGCATGGCCATAAGGTATTGCTGTCCGGCAAAACACGTCTGGACACAGGCCCTTATCTGAAATGTGCGGCTGAAATTGCCTTGACCCACCATGAAAAATGGGACGGTTCCGGTTATCCCCGGGGACTTTCAGGAGAGACCATCCCTGTGGAAGGGCGGTTGATGGCCATTGCAGATGTATACGACGCCTTGGTCTCCAAGCGGGTATATAAGCCGCCATTTCCCCATTCACAAGCCATGGCCTATATTCTTAAGGGAAGGGGAAAACATTTTGACCCTGAAATGGTGGAAGTATTTAAACAGCATGCCGAAGTATTCAGAGCGATTGCCATAGAATTTGCAGACCATCATGATGAAATTAAAACACTGCAGTATTAG
- the iscB gene encoding RNA-guided endonuclease IscB — protein sequence MYRALKTDDGMLPQSRPLESRVADNRGAGRNGSGNRAAMQQSRGESSANAKAEPSPALAENGVSRVFVLDKSGKPLMPCRPARARKLLAKDRVRVHQQFPFTIRLIDRTREDSDVQPVNVKIDPGANTTGMAVVRVEECVKASHILHLSELTHRGYAIRKKMGQRANYRRRRRSKNLWYRKPRFDNRTRPKGWLPPSLRSRVDNVTSWVKKYQKICPVSGIILERVRFDIQKLQNPEISGVEYQQGTLFGYEVREYLLERYGHKCVYCKGLSKDPVLEIEHFVPKNPAKGPKGTDRIKNLLIGCRTCNQAKNNYQPEQWAEVLGESRKKIDKTRLSNLNRLLEGKRPSLAATAAVNATRNAIFFELRQLAPVECSTGGRTKYNRCRFNIPKTHCLDAACTGKTNAVAGWKQSVLLIKAMGRGSYQRTRVNAADFPRGYLMRKKAVNGFATGDIVKAEVSKGKKQGTYIGRVAVRKTGSFNIQTKTGPAQGISWRYCQIISRQNGYNLAIQNSSPT from the coding sequence TTGTATAGAGCGCTAAAAACCGACGACGGGATGCTTCCTCAGTCCCGTCCGCTTGAATCCCGGGTTGCAGACAACCGTGGGGCCGGACGAAACGGGTCCGGGAATAGAGCCGCTATGCAACAGTCCCGAGGGGAGAGTTCTGCCAATGCCAAGGCAGAACCGTCACCAGCATTAGCTGAGAACGGCGTAAGCCGTGTTTTTGTATTAGACAAGAGCGGTAAGCCTTTAATGCCGTGCCGGCCGGCCAGAGCAAGAAAGCTTTTGGCTAAAGACAGGGTAAGGGTCCATCAGCAATTCCCATTTACCATTAGACTCATTGATAGAACCCGGGAGGACAGTGATGTCCAGCCTGTTAATGTTAAAATTGATCCCGGGGCAAATACAACCGGAATGGCAGTTGTACGGGTTGAAGAATGTGTAAAAGCAAGTCACATCCTACATCTTTCCGAATTAACCCATAGAGGATATGCCATTCGTAAGAAAATGGGGCAAAGAGCGAACTATCGGAGAAGACGCAGGTCTAAAAATTTGTGGTACCGAAAGCCCCGGTTCGATAACAGAACCCGACCCAAAGGATGGCTCCCGCCAAGCCTGCGGTCCCGGGTGGATAATGTCACATCCTGGGTTAAGAAATATCAAAAGATCTGCCCCGTTTCCGGCATTATTCTGGAACGGGTGAGATTTGATATTCAGAAGCTTCAAAATCCGGAGATTTCAGGTGTTGAGTATCAGCAAGGGACTTTATTTGGATATGAGGTTAGAGAATATTTACTTGAGCGATATGGTCATAAATGTGTTTATTGTAAAGGTTTAAGCAAAGATCCGGTTCTTGAAATTGAACATTTTGTACCCAAAAATCCTGCAAAAGGCCCCAAAGGCACAGATCGTATTAAAAATCTGCTTATTGGCTGCAGGACCTGCAATCAAGCCAAAAACAATTACCAGCCGGAACAATGGGCTGAGGTTTTGGGTGAAAGTCGAAAAAAAATTGATAAAACCAGGCTCAGTAACCTTAACCGATTACTTGAAGGGAAGCGTCCTTCTTTGGCCGCAACCGCAGCGGTAAATGCCACCAGGAACGCCATCTTTTTTGAGTTAAGACAATTGGCTCCAGTGGAATGCTCAACCGGTGGCAGGACCAAATATAACCGGTGTCGGTTCAATATCCCCAAAACGCATTGCCTGGATGCAGCTTGTACCGGCAAAACAAATGCAGTTGCCGGCTGGAAACAAAGCGTCCTTTTGATCAAAGCCATGGGCCGGGGCAGTTACCAAAGAACAAGAGTCAATGCTGCTGATTTTCCCCGGGGTTATTTAATGCGGAAAAAGGCCGTGAATGGTTTTGCCACCGGAGATATTGTAAAAGCTGAAGTCTCAAAAGGCAAAAAGCAAGGGACTTATATTGGCAGGGTTGCTGTTCGAAAAACCGGCAGCTTTAATATTCAAACAAAAACAGGACCGGCCCAGGGTATTTCCTGGCGTTATTGCCAAATCATATCCCGTCAAAACGGTTATAATTTAGCAATCCAAAATTCCTCCCCGACCTAA